DNA from Asanoa sp. WMMD1127:
CTGACTCGTCACGACGAACACCTCGCCAATGCGGGCCGCGGGCACTTCGGTGGACGGGTCGCCGGTGTCGAGGATGGGCGGCACGGTGATGTCTGCGCCGGCGGGTAGCGCGGAGAGGAACGCCGGGGCCGTGGGCAGCGGTTTCGCGGTCGTCCAGCCCAGGGCGGTCAGGGTGAGCCGCGGGTCGCGCAACAGATGGCGATGGTTCTGCCAGACGAGATGCAGGGAGCCGTCCGGATGTTCGGCCAGCACCGCGCGGTCCTCGAGCCGCGTGCCTCCGCTGCTCGCGGCGCCGACAAGCAGGGCAGAGGCCGCGCCGGGCAGGTTGCACACCGTCCATGGTGGACCGGTGACGCGGTTGGCCGCCGGCAGCGAGTCGGGCGCCTCGGTGATGCCCAACGTCGTGCCGCGTGGCACGCCCTCGATCGAGCGGCGGGAGACGAGCACCGTCTTGGGCTGCGCCGCGCCGACCGCGAGCAGTGCCGACGCGTAATTGACCATGAGGTGCAGCTTGCCGTCGCGATAGACGTAGCGGGCCCCGGACTCGCGCTCGACGATCACCGCCGAGGTGTCGCGCCACGCGGTGCCGCCGCCGCCCACCAGCACGCCATAAACGACGAATCCGCCCAAGGCGATGGCCGCCACCAGCAATCCGGCCAACGTCGCACCGGCAGTCCGGCGAAAGGGTGGCTGTGCCGGGTCAGTCTCATGCATGACCAACGCGGAGACCACCCGCTGCACGGTGAACTGGTGCGACTGCAGCTGGTCCTGCCGCGACGGCATCGGGGCTCCCTTGTGGGCAGTGACAGTTTCAGGTTGCGGCGCGTAATCGCGCCGAATACGGAGGGGAGGCTACCGCGATGACATCGACGATGGTGGACCCCTCCGGAAAGGTGGCACAGTCATCTCCACATTGGAGTCGCTTGCGCGTCGGCCAGGTCGTGGTCGCCCAGGCCGCGATGGCGGGCGTGCTCGCCACCCTTGACCGTGGTCCGCTGCTGCTCGGCACCGCTTGCGCGCTGGGCGCGGTGACGGTCGTGGCGGCTTTGGCCCGTGTACGCGGACGCTGGCTGTTCGTCTGGCTCGGCATCGGCCTCCGCTATGCGACCCGTCGCCGGCTGCTTCCCGCGCCTTCGGCTGACCGCGGCCTGATGCGTTTCGTCGCGCCCGACGTGGCATTGACCGACGACGGCGCCTTCGTCGACGCCGACGGTCTGCTCGTGGTGTTCGAGCTGGACGAGCCTGTCGTCGCCTCCGATCCGACCCAGCTGCCTGATCTGGGTGATCTATTGGTGGGTCACCGGGGGCCGCCGCGCGCGCGGATCGAGCTGCTGATCAGTGCTGAAGGTCAGGGCGCGGTGCCGGCACTACGACGGGTCTTCGTCGTGCTGCGCGTGAACGGTCCACCCGACTGGTCCGACGGAGACCTGCGTCCAACCTTGACCGGGTTGGCGCGACGCGTGGCCAGGCGGATCGGGCCGCACCATCGGCTCGACCGTGAGAGCGCCCTGGCGACGGTGGCCGAGCTGCTTCGTCATGACGGCCGCCACGGGGTCGAGGAACGCTGGTCCTTCGTGGTTATCGGCGGGCTGCGCCAGGCGATCTATTGGTTGGCCGGGCACGAGTCGCAACACGCATGCGGGGTCGCGGCCCGGCTGCTCACCATCCCTGCCGCTGCGGTCGTTCTGGCCGTCAGTCACGACAGGCTCGTGGTGCGCCTCGCCTGCGAATCACCGGAGCGGCTCGAACACGCCGACAGGGCGCTTCACCAGTTGGCAGCGGCGGAGCAGCTACGGGTGGAGCGACTCGACGGCGAGCATCTCGTGGCGACGACCCAGACTCTTCCTTTCAGTGGCCATTCAGGCTCGCTAGGCCTACCGAGCGGTCCGACAATCGGGCTCGGCGGCACTGGGTCGGTGGGGTTCGGGTTCGTGGGTCGTGGATTGGCCAGGCACGGGCCGAGCGGACACGGACCAAGCGGACACGGACCAAGCGGACACGGACCAAGCGGGCACGGACCAAGCGGGCACGGCGCAGGCGGGCACGGCGCAGGCGGGCACGGCGCAGGCGGGGTCCGATCTGAGCGTCAGGCGGCTTCATCGTCGCCTTCTGACCGCCGGTCGAGGCCGAGCCCGCGACCCCGCCGGGCTCCGCCCGTGGAGTGGCTGCCGGAGGCGCCCGCACGGCCGCCGAGTGGGTTGCTCCCGCCCGCAGGGATGGTGCTCGGTCGGGACCGGCACGGATCCTGGGTGGTTGCTAGGGCGTTTCGGCCGGCCGGCACACGGATCCTGGTCGTTGGGGGGCTCGGGGCTGGGCAGCTGATCGCCCTGCGCGCGCTGGCGTCGGGCGCTCGGATCGACGTGCGCACGCGTCGGTGGGGCGCTTGGAACGAGCTCGCGCAGGCGATCGCCGCGCCGGTCGACAGCATGAGGGTGATACCCGACGCGGCGCCGGTCCATCGGTGGGTCACGGCCGGTGACCTGCCGAGGGCAGGGCGGCCTTCGCTCACGATCCTCGACATCGCAGCCGCGAAGGTGAGCACCCCGGCCGCGGTCAGTGCCGTCGGCACCGCGCTGCTCTCTCGGGAAGC
Protein-coding regions in this window:
- the eccB gene encoding type VII secretion protein EccB; this encodes MPSRQDQLQSHQFTVQRVVSALVMHETDPAQPPFRRTAGATLAGLLVAAIALGGFVVYGVLVGGGGTAWRDTSAVIVERESGARYVYRDGKLHLMVNYASALLAVGAAQPKTVLVSRRSIEGVPRGTTLGITEAPDSLPAANRVTGPPWTVCNLPGAASALLVGAASSGGTRLEDRAVLAEHPDGSLHLVWQNHRHLLRDPRLTLTALGWTTAKPLPTAPAFLSALPAGADITVPPILDTGDPSTEVPAARIGEVFVVTSQGGDRQYAVAVRNGLASITQVQADLLLTANRQDRPTDLSQGRFAATRKAAALAPDGPVPTSTPSLVGPFTGALCAVVRDERGVANVVVDADVPDVADAARSRRGAGADYVVVPPGRAAVVTAVGSPGATDGAVNVVTDLGRRHEVVGAETLAMLGYGGVRPARLPAAMVALVESGASLDPARAREPA